One genomic segment of Kordiimonas sp. SCSIO 12603 includes these proteins:
- a CDS encoding NAD(P)-dependent oxidoreductase, producing the protein MTDQITNTAAGKTIALTGGTGFLGGHVIDCLLNAGHNIRALTRRSQPEREGIIWVEGSMSDTESLEKLCEGADTLIHVAGLTKALNRDIFFDVNVKGSKLVFEAAAKTGVDHVIHISSLAAREPRLSHYGASKAGTEMLLTARKWPFSWTIVRPPAIYGPGDKEILKLLKATKLGVLPAPGSSKNRVSMIHARDLAEAITAMCDKSHSASIVEIDDGKTGGYQISEIAEAVPSNSDKKTKIIPLPFWVLGSIGAVNGIFASLVKKPAMLTLSTARYLCHPDWVVREGRRPKLANWSPKFSLKAGLEDTIDWYRKNGLL; encoded by the coding sequence ATGACAGATCAGATCACAAATACTGCCGCTGGTAAGACAATTGCTCTAACCGGCGGCACTGGTTTTTTAGGCGGCCATGTTATTGATTGCCTTTTAAACGCCGGACATAACATCCGTGCCCTAACCCGCCGCTCACAGCCGGAGCGGGAAGGTATTATTTGGGTTGAAGGGTCTATGTCGGATACTGAAAGCCTAGAGAAACTTTGTGAAGGTGCAGATACACTCATTCATGTTGCAGGTCTTACCAAAGCGCTCAATCGGGATATCTTTTTCGATGTGAATGTAAAAGGCAGCAAGCTTGTTTTTGAAGCCGCAGCCAAAACAGGCGTTGACCATGTTATACATATTTCAAGCCTTGCTGCCCGTGAACCAAGGCTTTCCCATTATGGCGCCAGCAAAGCTGGAACAGAAATGCTGCTGACAGCACGTAAGTGGCCCTTCAGCTGGACGATAGTACGCCCACCAGCCATTTATGGCCCAGGTGACAAAGAAATCTTGAAACTTCTTAAAGCAACTAAACTCGGTGTGCTCCCTGCCCCAGGTAGCAGTAAAAATCGTGTTTCAATGATTCATGCACGTGATCTTGCTGAAGCAATCACCGCGATGTGCGATAAAAGCCATAGTGCTTCTATTGTTGAAATTGACGATGGTAAAACAGGCGGGTATCAGATTTCAGAAATTGCTGAAGCTGTGCCAAGCAATTCCGACAAGAAAACAAAAATTATCCCGCTTCCATTTTGGGTTTTAGGGTCGATTGGAGCCGTGAACGGCATTTTTGCTAGCCTTGTTAAGAAGCCAGCAATGCTTACACTCTCTACAGCCCGATACCTTTGCCATCCTGACTGGGTGGTAAGAGAAGGCAGACGTCCTAAACTTGCAAATTGGTCGCCAAAATTTAGCCTTAAAGCCGGATTAGAGGATACAATCGACTGGTATCGAAAAAACGGGCTTTTATGA
- a CDS encoding acyl carrier protein, which translates to MAKAETLETIYALITPINKKGVKLAPEVTFAGDLELDSLTVMDLVADIEDEFDIILPLNLLPDLETIEHVADAVEKIVSEGN; encoded by the coding sequence ATGGCAAAAGCCGAAACTCTTGAAACTATCTATGCCCTTATTACACCAATTAATAAAAAGGGCGTAAAGCTTGCACCTGAAGTAACATTCGCTGGTGATCTTGAGCTAGACAGCCTTACCGTGATGGATCTGGTTGCTGATATTGAAGATGAATTCGATATTATTCTTCCCCTCAACCTGTTACCTGATCTTGAAACAATTGAACACGTAGCAGACGCAGTTGAAAAGATTGTAAGCGAAGGCAATTAA
- a CDS encoding aminotransferase class I/II-fold pyridoxal phosphate-dependent enzyme has translation MDLLDKFDATVALRESLPFEKADPFKVVMDEIISETEAIIAGRHTILAGTNNYMGMTFNESSLAAAKQAIDDFGTGTTGSRVLNGTYGSHKALEQTIADFYGMDHCMVFSTGYQANLGMISALGGKDDFIIIDADSHASIYDGCKMSDATIVRFKHNDVENMERRLKRLPKDAGKLIVIEGIYSMLGDAAPVKELLEVAKKYGCMTLVDEAHSMGFSGENGRGVAEELGVEHLVDFYVGTFSKSVGTVGGFAVSNHPKFDVLRFVSRPYIFTASLPPSVVASATASIEAIKRSGNRRAHLWENARQLHTGLKTAGFKMCTEKAESPIIAVHLPDPMMGTKFWEQLLLEGVYVNMAAPPATPAGMFLMRVSVCAQHTSEQIDEIIKRFKTTAEKVGLELAV, from the coding sequence ATGGATTTGCTTGATAAGTTTGACGCAACGGTTGCGCTCCGTGAAAGCCTGCCTTTTGAAAAGGCTGACCCTTTCAAAGTAGTAATGGATGAAATCATTTCAGAAACTGAGGCGATTATTGCTGGCAGACACACTATTCTTGCTGGCACCAATAACTATATGGGCATGACCTTTAACGAAAGCTCTCTTGCGGCTGCAAAGCAGGCAATTGATGATTTCGGTACAGGAACAACAGGCTCACGCGTTCTAAACGGTACATACGGTAGCCACAAAGCCCTTGAGCAAACCATTGCTGACTTCTATGGCATGGACCACTGCATGGTGTTTTCAACTGGATATCAGGCGAACCTAGGCATGATCTCAGCTCTTGGCGGCAAAGATGATTTCATTATCATTGATGCTGATAGCCATGCATCCATCTATGATGGTTGTAAGATGAGCGATGCAACTATTGTACGCTTCAAGCATAATGATGTTGAAAACATGGAACGCCGCCTAAAGAGGCTCCCTAAAGACGCTGGCAAACTTATAGTAATAGAAGGCATTTATTCCATGCTTGGAGATGCCGCACCCGTTAAGGAACTGCTTGAAGTTGCTAAGAAATATGGCTGTATGACACTGGTTGATGAAGCACATTCCATGGGCTTCTCTGGTGAAAATGGCCGAGGTGTAGCAGAGGAACTTGGTGTAGAGCATTTGGTTGATTTCTACGTTGGCACCTTCTCTAAATCGGTTGGTACTGTTGGTGGCTTTGCCGTTTCTAACCACCCTAAATTTGATGTGCTACGCTTTGTGAGCCGTCCATATATTTTCACAGCAAGTCTGCCACCTAGTGTGGTTGCTTCTGCAACAGCTTCTATCGAGGCTATCAAACGCAGTGGAAACCGCCGCGCGCACCTGTGGGAAAACGCACGCCAGCTACACACCGGCCTGAAAACTGCTGGTTTCAAAATGTGTACAGAAAAAGCTGAAAGCCCAATTATTGCTGTACACCTTCCAGATCCAATGATGGGCACCAAATTCTGGGAACAACTGCTTCTTGAAGGTGTTTATGTGAACATGGCTGCACCGCCTGCAACACCAGCAGGTATGTTCCTAATGCGTGTAAGCGTATGTGCACAACACACAAGTGAGCAGATTGATGAAATTATCAAACGCTTTAAAACAACAGCTGAAAAGGTTGGCCTTGAACTAGCAGTATAG
- a CDS encoding diacylglycerol kinase family protein has translation MQLDKTNIQSGATVPLVAIISNPLSTTNANGMGEIRKVINESANIVHFELNGIDTIDEALSLFAKANPAMIIVNGGDGTIGAVLSAILYKNHFSVVPPIAFLPGGKTNMTAADLGFKGKPSKVLRKLLRIASEGKIADAITSRHLIELDMGDGELPKVGTFFGTAGVVKGIFWTRENAYSMGVPNSLAHVMAFMKLLGSAFGIGKQKDLLVSDPMEIIVPGSARMAGQYAAVLATTLDNLILGLKPYGSVGDGGLRFSAIEPGAGNLFRAFRALITGGFKNKSISGTHTRNSNEIRFEGTDPVTLDGEIYQPTAGVPVTLRGDKALTFISIK, from the coding sequence ATGCAGTTAGATAAAACCAATATTCAAAGTGGTGCCACTGTTCCGCTTGTAGCGATTATTTCCAACCCTCTCAGCACAACAAATGCCAACGGAATGGGCGAAATTCGCAAGGTTATCAATGAAAGTGCTAACATTGTTCATTTTGAACTGAATGGTATTGATACTATCGATGAGGCGTTGTCGCTATTCGCTAAAGCCAATCCTGCAATGATCATTGTCAACGGCGGCGATGGAACAATTGGTGCTGTGCTTTCTGCTATTCTTTATAAGAATCATTTTTCTGTCGTTCCGCCTATCGCATTTTTGCCAGGTGGGAAAACTAATATGACAGCGGCAGATTTGGGTTTTAAAGGAAAGCCTTCGAAGGTGCTTCGCAAGCTCCTAAGGATTGCCAGCGAAGGCAAAATTGCGGATGCGATCACAAGCAGACATCTTATCGAGCTTGATATGGGTGATGGTGAATTACCAAAGGTTGGTACATTCTTTGGTACAGCTGGTGTTGTAAAAGGGATTTTCTGGACGCGAGAAAATGCCTATTCTATGGGAGTGCCAAATTCCCTTGCACATGTTATGGCATTTATGAAGCTTCTTGGATCTGCATTCGGAATTGGTAAACAGAAAGATCTTCTTGTTTCTGATCCGATGGAGATAATCGTACCAGGAAGTGCACGTATGGCAGGACAGTATGCTGCTGTACTGGCGACAACGCTTGATAATTTAATTCTTGGGTTGAAGCCTTATGGTTCCGTTGGGGATGGCGGACTGAGATTTTCAGCGATCGAACCGGGAGCAGGGAACCTGTTCCGGGCATTCAGAGCGCTGATCACGGGTGGTTTTAAGAATAAAAGTATTTCAGGGACACATACACGTAACAGTAATGAAATTCGTTTTGAGGGGACTGACCCTGTTACGCTGGATGGAGAAATTTATCAGCCGACCGCTGGTGTTCCTGTAACATTGCGCGGTGATAAAGCCCTTACTTTTATTTCTATTAAATAG
- a CDS encoding DUF2141 domain-containing protein, whose translation MKFVCSALISSLVLGGHFLSGGVYAQDVASSCAAGDSGAALLVNVENIRTQEGNLRAQIYSSNPDDFLAKGKKLVRLDVPVIDAGEQAMCVQLPSAGKYALVVMHDKNANGKADFLSEGFGFSNNPKLGLGAPDAEEVIMDMPAGVTETTVKLKYILGGDDEKKEKRRKARRR comes from the coding sequence ATGAAATTTGTATGTTCAGCTTTGATTTCTTCCCTGGTGCTAGGTGGGCATTTCCTATCTGGAGGTGTTTATGCGCAAGATGTAGCTTCTTCATGTGCAGCAGGCGATAGTGGGGCAGCGCTTCTGGTAAATGTAGAAAATATTCGCACGCAGGAAGGCAATCTGCGTGCGCAGATATACAGCTCTAACCCGGATGATTTTCTCGCTAAGGGGAAGAAACTGGTGCGCTTGGATGTACCTGTAATTGATGCTGGTGAACAGGCTATGTGTGTTCAATTACCTAGTGCAGGAAAATATGCACTTGTGGTGATGCATGATAAAAATGCTAACGGCAAAGCCGATTTTCTTTCCGAAGGTTTTGGATTTTCAAATAATCCGAAACTGGGACTAGGTGCACCGGACGCTGAAGAAGTAATCATGGATATGCCTGCTGGGGTTACGGAAACTACCGTCAAATTGAAGTATATCTTAGGCGGTGACGACGAAAAGAAAGAGAAGCGCCGTAAGGCTAGGCGTCGTTAA